One genomic window of Desulfuromonas sp. AOP6 includes the following:
- a CDS encoding choice-of-anchor F family protein: MKNPKRLLQKLTATLSLLAFAGVAQAATITAWDTTDVDLNLGPYTLYESYVNFIYTDASFSTTIGGISWKESDSQAPGISIVNGDDQDGTNCVMTSGYNPYDFTIKQCSDPFQSSKRFKSLMNNLAQPTVIKFNVTNDGSVKTYSMMQKLSNWTGVDLTDFAIELGFVDANGNWIPSTVGDGLAITTSTGKPVVIGEARDKDMVALFAHGLFGAPDKHHPEPGYFDPNERGDFALQAAEDRFESNGISDNHYNLFGLWNSAPITIYGMYWDSDQLYYTDNILMANCQGTFDEVAGVCDGTWMTYRSQEGTYIDPVDGLEKAYISDGVAKPVSAELLAQWAADPWVAPGPIDDFANLSLNWYITLGNSANWPTPDSFAIRLIPRTE; this comes from the coding sequence ATGAAAAACCCCAAAAGACTGCTGCAAAAACTCACCGCCACACTCAGCCTGCTGGCCTTCGCCGGCGTGGCTCAGGCCGCCACCATCACGGCCTGGGACACCACCGACGTCGACCTCAACCTGGGGCCCTACACTCTGTATGAGTCGTACGTCAACTTTATCTACACTGACGCCAGCTTCAGCACCACCATCGGCGGCATCAGCTGGAAAGAGAGTGACTCCCAGGCCCCCGGTATCAGCATTGTCAACGGCGACGATCAGGACGGCACCAACTGCGTGATGACTTCCGGCTATAACCCCTATGACTTCACCATCAAGCAGTGCTCCGACCCCTTCCAGTCGAGCAAACGCTTTAAATCGCTCATGAACAATCTCGCACAGCCCACCGTTATCAAGTTCAATGTAACCAATGACGGTTCGGTTAAAACCTACAGCATGATGCAGAAACTCTCCAACTGGACGGGCGTGGATCTCACCGACTTCGCCATCGAGCTGGGCTTTGTCGACGCCAACGGCAACTGGATTCCTTCCACTGTCGGCGACGGACTCGCCATCACCACCAGCACTGGCAAGCCGGTCGTCATCGGCGAAGCCCGCGACAAGGACATGGTCGCTCTCTTCGCCCATGGTCTCTTCGGCGCCCCTGACAAGCATCACCCCGAGCCCGGCTATTTCGATCCCAACGAGCGTGGTGACTTTGCCCTGCAGGCCGCTGAAGACCGCTTCGAGTCCAACGGCATCTCAGATAACCACTACAACCTGTTTGGCCTGTGGAACAGCGCCCCCATCACCATCTACGGCATGTATTGGGACAGCGATCAACTGTACTACACCGACAACATTCTCATGGCCAACTGTCAGGGGACTTTTGACGAAGTCGCCGGCGTCTGCGACGGCACCTGGATGACCTATCGCTCCCAGGAAGGCACCTACATTGACCCTGTTGACGGTCTGGAAAAAGCCTACATTTCCGATGGCGTCGCCAAGCCGGTTTCGGCAGAGCTGCTGGCCCAGTGGGCGGCTGATCCCTGGGTGGCCCCCGGCCCCATCGACGACTTCGCCAACCTCAGCCTCAACTGGTACATCACCCTGGGCAACTCGGCCAACTGGCCGACCCCCGATTCTTTTGCCATCCGCCTGATCCCCAGGACGGAATAA
- a CDS encoding radical SAM protein: MSRIAGQDLLLIHPPAAKPAEPPLGVAALLGHLRGLGFAAAALDANLEAYLYLLETSRLEGALGSSPSRALQRAVRHARASLDLLRSPEALRSFARYGTAVHHLNQALSVYGGDGGRERLTLGDYQHGELSEFSPADLERVAAGEISTLFAPYFREQVLPQLEVQRPRWVALSVNYRHQVLPAFELAGMIRRHLPDVGLVGGGGMFTSWKPFLHKSGQRFSCFDHIGFGPGESVLNTLLAGSSPAGAYELEDPAAIAFTPDYSFAPFSQYLSPVPVLPLSASRGCYWQKCLFCPEATSPTHPWATVEDASFVPWLLELSARYSTPFLHFSDNAMPPRLLRAMAARAEEMSALRWHGFVRFEKALLDADLVQALADGGCRLLQLGLESGSQAVLDRLGKGTRLADVSAILRNLQRAGIATYVYIMLGTPGETAADAEATLDFLEEHAEAVTFLNAAIMNLPRQSEILDRPADFGIEGSMLPTDSESLGLYETFQSSSGWGRKEARRFLQQRLLASPAVRAMVNRVPPLFTSSHAFLFC; this comes from the coding sequence ATGAGTCGGATCGCCGGGCAGGATCTGCTGCTCATCCACCCGCCGGCAGCCAAACCGGCCGAGCCGCCTCTGGGTGTGGCCGCCCTGCTGGGACATCTACGCGGTCTCGGTTTCGCGGCGGCAGCGCTGGACGCCAATCTGGAGGCCTATCTCTACCTGCTCGAAACGTCCCGGCTGGAAGGCGCGCTGGGGTCATCGCCATCCCGTGCCCTGCAGCGGGCCGTGCGCCATGCCCGTGCTTCCCTCGACCTGCTGCGCTCACCGGAGGCGCTGCGGAGCTTTGCCCGCTACGGCACGGCGGTGCATCATCTCAATCAGGCCCTGTCGGTCTATGGGGGTGATGGTGGGCGGGAACGCCTGACCTTGGGGGATTACCAGCACGGGGAACTTTCCGAATTCTCTCCTGCCGACCTTGAGCGGGTGGCCGCGGGGGAGATATCTACCCTGTTCGCTCCCTACTTCCGTGAACAGGTGCTGCCGCAACTGGAAGTACAGCGGCCGCGCTGGGTCGCCCTCTCCGTCAACTACCGCCACCAGGTCCTGCCCGCCTTCGAATTGGCCGGGATGATCCGTCGTCACCTGCCGGACGTGGGCCTGGTGGGCGGCGGCGGCATGTTCACCTCCTGGAAGCCTTTTCTGCACAAGAGCGGGCAGCGTTTTTCCTGCTTCGACCATATCGGTTTCGGTCCTGGTGAATCGGTATTGAACACGCTGCTGGCCGGCAGCAGCCCCGCCGGCGCCTATGAGCTGGAAGACCCTGCCGCCATTGCCTTCACCCCGGATTACAGCTTCGCCCCCTTCTCCCAGTATCTGTCCCCCGTGCCGGTGCTCCCTTTGAGTGCGTCCCGTGGCTGCTACTGGCAGAAGTGCCTCTTTTGCCCCGAGGCCACCTCGCCGACCCATCCCTGGGCGACGGTGGAGGACGCCTCCTTCGTTCCCTGGCTGCTGGAACTGAGCGCTCGTTATAGCACGCCCTTTCTCCATTTTTCCGACAACGCCATGCCGCCGCGCCTGCTTAGAGCTATGGCTGCCCGGGCGGAAGAGATGTCTGCGCTGCGCTGGCACGGTTTTGTGCGTTTTGAAAAAGCGCTCCTTGACGCCGATCTCGTCCAAGCCCTGGCTGACGGTGGCTGCCGCCTGCTGCAGTTGGGACTGGAAAGCGGTTCCCAGGCCGTGCTCGACCGCCTGGGCAAGGGAACCCGCCTGGCCGACGTTTCGGCAATTCTGCGCAATCTGCAGCGCGCCGGTATCGCCACCTATGTTTACATCATGCTCGGCACCCCCGGTGAGACCGCAGCCGACGCCGAGGCGACCCTGGATTTTCTTGAAGAACACGCCGAAGCCGTGACCTTTCTCAACGCCGCCATCATGAATCTGCCCCGTCAGTCGGAGATACTGGACCGGCCCGCCGACTTCGGCATCGAAGGCTCCATGCTTCCCACGGACAGCGAGTCTCTGGGGCTTTACGAAACCTTTCAGTCCTCTTCCGGCTGGGGGCGTAAAGAGGCCCGGCGTTTTCTGCAACAGCGCCTGCTGGCTTCCCCGGCGGTACGGGCCATGGTCAACCGCGTTCCCCCGCTCTTTACCTCCAGTCATGCCTTCCTCTTTTGCTGA
- a CDS encoding SlyX family protein, translated as MNADEKSLTERLIELEIRYAHLSEQAEELNDEVVLCHRRLDGLERENRRLQDALKSLAPDTPESPDE; from the coding sequence ATGAATGCTGATGAGAAGAGCCTGACGGAGCGCCTGATCGAGCTGGAAATACGCTATGCGCACCTGTCTGAGCAGGCGGAAGAACTCAATGACGAGGTGGTGCTGTGCCATCGGCGGCTGGACGGGCTGGAGCGAGAGAATCGCCGCCTGCAGGATGCCCTGAAGTCCCTGGCGCCCGACACCCCCGAATCGCCGGACGAATGA